A single region of the Candidatus Parcubacteria bacterium genome encodes:
- the dnaJ gene encoding molecular chaperone DnaJ — protein sequence MPKNYYDILGIAKGASKEDIKKAFRKLAHKYHPDKKGGDANKFKEVNEAYSVLSDDKKRAEYDSYGRVFSGANGGGGAGPDMGGFDFSGFTGGQAGFEDFNIGDIFGDIFGGGGAGRVARGRDISIDIELTFAESVFGAERKVLITKTSRCETCTGSGGKPGTEMKTCDSCNGKGRVHETRRSFFGSISTTRTCDSCRGSGKIPKEKCASCHGAGVVRRQEEITISVPPGIDDGEMIRLSGMGEAVAGGVAGDLYVKVHVKRHPFLRKEGANLTTDLNVKLSDALLGADYTVHTLDGDITLKIPENVAFGEILRVRGKGVPVEKNRRGDLLVRINITFPGKLGKKARELLNELRKEGI from the coding sequence ATGCCCAAGAACTACTACGACATACTAGGAATCGCCAAAGGAGCTTCGAAAGAAGACATCAAAAAGGCTTTCCGCAAGTTGGCGCATAAGTACCATCCCGACAAGAAGGGAGGGGATGCGAACAAGTTCAAGGAAGTGAACGAGGCGTATAGCGTGCTCTCGGACGACAAGAAGCGTGCGGAATACGATTCCTATGGCCGCGTCTTTAGTGGCGCGAATGGTGGAGGGGGAGCGGGCCCAGATATGGGCGGTTTCGACTTCTCCGGCTTCACCGGAGGACAGGCAGGATTTGAGGACTTCAACATCGGAGACATCTTCGGAGACATCTTCGGCGGAGGAGGAGCAGGACGCGTAGCCCGCGGCCGCGACATCTCCATAGACATTGAGCTGACCTTTGCGGAGTCCGTCTTCGGTGCAGAGCGCAAGGTGCTCATCACCAAGACTTCTCGCTGTGAGACCTGTACTGGCTCTGGCGGCAAGCCGGGCACGGAGATGAAGACGTGTGATTCTTGTAACGGCAAGGGACGCGTGCACGAGACACGTCGCTCCTTCTTCGGCTCCATTAGCACCACTCGCACCTGCGATTCCTGCCGCGGTTCTGGAAAGATACCGAAAGAGAAGTGCGCCTCCTGTCATGGCGCAGGCGTAGTCCGTCGCCAGGAAGAGATCACCATCAGCGTCCCTCCTGGCATTGATGATGGCGAAATGATCCGCCTCTCTGGCATGGGTGAAGCAGTCGCAGGTGGAGTTGCGGGCGACCTCTACGTAAAAGTACATGTGAAGCGCCATCCGTTCCTGCGCAAGGAGGGAGCTAACCTCACTACCGACCTCAACGTGAAGCTCTCTGATGCACTTCTTGGTGCGGATTACACCGTGCATACTCTCGACGGCGACATTACCCTCAAGATTCCCGAGAACGTAGCCTTCGGCGAGATTCTGCGCGTACGCGGCAAAGGAGTACCTGTAGAGAAGAATCGCCGTGGCGATCTCCTGGTGCGTATCAACATCACGTTCCCTGGGAAGCTCGGGAAGAAAGCACGAGAGCTTCTCAATGAGCTCCGCAAAGAGGGAATCTAG